One window of Metopolophium dirhodum isolate CAU chromosome 3, ASM1992520v1, whole genome shotgun sequence genomic DNA carries:
- the LOC132940977 gene encoding uncharacterized protein LOC132940977 isoform X3 — protein MVASRQTGTATSILRVLLGSCGKDIRTIADGDGKIPLLLAVETGNQSMCRELLSTQAVEQLKFKTKSGDMAIHLAAKRKDIDMIKILIDYGASVDSQNGQGQTALHIASADGDESLVKYFYGVRASASITDNQDRTPMHLAAENGHANIIELLVDKFKASIYERTKDGSTLMHIASLNGHADCAMMLFKKGVYLHMPNKSGARSIHTAARYGHVGIINTLLQKGEKVDVTTNDNYTPLHIAVESVKPAVIETLLGYGADVHVRGGKLRETPLHIAARVKDGDRCALMLLKSGAGPNLAMDDGQTPVHVAAQYGNLITLQLLLDDGGDPLFKNKVGETPLHLACRSCQADIVGQLVDFVKSKQGDEVANSYVNSVNEDGASALHYAANIKQTEVNESKSNNDAKVIKLLFEGGADINLRTKLHHETALHFCAVAGNNDVLTAMLDGMSPTEVQQSMNRQSSVGWTPLLIACHRGHMSLVNTMLNNHARVDVFDNEGRSALHLAAERGYLKVCDALLTHKAFINSKSRVGWTALHLAAMNGFADLCRFLIHDHNAVIDILTLRKQTPLHLAASAGQLEVCRLLLDLGANIDATDDQGQKPIHIASQNNFPEVVHLFLQQHPQLVLASTKDGNTCAHIAAMQGSVTVIIELMKFDKNGVISARNRITEATPLQLAAEGGHAQVVKVLVRAGASCSDENKAGFTAVHLAAQNGHLAVLEVLRSSQSLKISSKRLGMTALHMAAYCGQTDTVRELLSHIPATVKSDPPSGVSVLGVLGNESGMTPLHFAAYSGNENVVRLLLNSAGVQVDASTVESGYNALHLACFGGHVTVVGLLLSRAADLLHSSDLNGKTCLHIAASYGHYAMVEVLLGQGAEINATDKNGWTAMHCAARAGYLDVVKLLVESGASPKAETNYGASPIWFAAQEGHNDVLEYLMTKEHDTYSLMDDRRFVYNLMICSKNHNNKPIEEFILVSPAPVDTAAKLSSIYINLSNKEKERAKDLIAAGKQCETMATELLALAAGQDSAGRILTASDRRNTEFLDVLIENEQKEVIAHTVVQRYLQELWQGRLNWAGWKTLLMFLGFIACPPLWIVFTLPLWHNYSKVPIIKFMSYLTSHVYLMLLLQMVAITPYYKAARQNLFPYWYEWLLLVWLSGLLLFELTNPSDKSGLGWVKLAVLLWSVIGVAFHLVGFCGLVSNPYLPTVMYLRNQMFAISFLMACVQILDFLSFHHLFGPWAIIIGDLMKDLARFLVVLSIFVFGFSMQIVAMNHPITKKLEKNKPEVFTEVLMSPVDAFELLFFAVFGMATHNDLRQATNTDQPPWTVYLFKAVFGIYMLVSVVVLINLLIAMMSDTYQRIQAQSDIEWKFGLAKLIRNMHRTTTTPSPLNLITTWFMYLLEICKKRGKNTRKKNIQDTLTNFSKLLNTVKQKKRPSLSQMVDMKTKGRVSARTRMGNKWLSKVKKAQVVPRESISVSVVHLSPYGSQISFASLSNRIETVTDWDSIAKKYRALQGASENDEREDTKASNASMERLTRSNSEAQSDPQPFANNIKNIP, from the exons ATGGTGGCGAGCAGGCAGACGGGCACGGCGACAAGCATACTCCGAGTGCTCCTGGGGTCTTGTGGCAAAGACATTCGTACCATTGCCGACGGG GACGGTAAAATACCACTGCTATTGGCCGTGGAAACCGGTAACCAGTCGATGTGCCGGGAACTACTGTCGACCCAAGCAGTGGAACAGCTAAAGTTCAAGACCAAGTCCGGCGACATGGCCATTCATTTAGCTGCCAAACGAAAAGACATAGACatgataaaaatactaattgacTACGGTGCTAGCGTAGACAGTCAAAAC GGCCAAGGGCAGACAGCTCTTCATATAGCTTCGGCCGATGGAGACGAAAGtttggttaaatatttttacggcGTACGAGCTAGTGCTTCTATAACAGATAATCAAG ACCGAACCCCGATGCATTTGGCCGCTGAAAACGGCCATGCAAATATCATCGAGCTGTTGGTCGACAAGTTCAAGGCTTCCATATACGAGAGGACAAAGGACGGCAGCACTCTGATGCACATAGCGTCGTTAAACGGCCACGCGGACTGTGCTATGATGTTGTTCAAAAAGGGTGTTTATCTGCACATGCCGAACAAGAGCGGCGCCCGAAGTATACACACGGCAGCCAGATACGGGCACGTGGGAATCATCAACACGTTGTTGCAGAAAGGAGAAAAAGTTGACGTCACGACCAAC GACAACTATACTCCTCTACACATAGCGGTGGAATCCGTCAAGCCGGCAGTGATCGAAACGTTATTGGGATACGGAGCCGATGTTCACGTAAGAG GCGGCAAACTTCGGGAAACTCCCTTACACATAGCGGCTAGAGTGAAAGACGGCGACCGTTGTGCTTTAATGCTGCTCAAGTCTGGAGCCGGTCCCAATCTGGCCATGGACGACGGACAAACACCCGTCCACGTGGCCGCCCAGTACGGAAATCTCATAACCCTTCAGCTATTACTAGACGACGGAGGCGATCCTCTTTTCAAGAACAAA GTGGGAGAGACCCCGTTGCACTTGGCTTGCAGAAGTTGTCAAGCCGATATTGTTGGACAACTTGTCGATTTCGTAAAGTCGAAACAAGGAGATGAAGTAGCTAATTCGTATGTAAACAGTGTGAACGAAGACGGTGCGTCCGCGCTACACTATGCCGCCAATATAAAACAAACCGAAGTTAATGAGTCCAAATCGAACAACGACgctaaagttataaaattacttttcgaAGGAGGAGCCGACATCAATTTACGAACGAAACTG caTCACGAAACAGCTTTACACTTTTGTGCTGTAGCTGGTAACAACGATGTACTTACAGCAATGCTGGACGGCATGTCACCAACCGAGGTACAACAATCGATGAACCGCCAATCCAGCGTTGGTTGGACCCCTTTGTTGATCGCTTGTCATAGGGGTCATATGAGTTTGGTGAACACCATGTTAAACAACCATGCAAGAGTAGACGTGTTTGATAACGAAGGTCGATCTGCACTTCATCTAGCTGCCGAAAGGGGATACCTGAAA gtatgtgatGCTCTACTGACACATAAAGCGTTCATAAACAGTAAATCAAGAGTTGGCTGGACTGCGCTACATTTAGCGGCTATGAACGGTTTCGCTGATCTTTGCAG gTTTTTGATTCACGATCACAATGCTGTAATAGATATTCTCACACTGAGAAAACAAACGCCTCTGCATTTGGCTGCGTCAGCAGGTCAACTAGAAGTGTGTCGATTACTGTTAGATTTGGGAGCGAATATAGACGCGACAGATGACCAAGGACAAAAACCCATTCATATAGCATCGCAGAACAATTTTCCAGAAGTTGTTCATCTATTTTTGCAACAACATCCTCAATTAGTCTTAGCTAGcactaaa gATGGAAATACGTGCGCTCACATAGCAGCAATGCAGGGATCGGTTACTGTGATCATTGAACTAATGAAATTCGACAAAAACGGTGTGATCTCAGCTCGAAATCGTATCACGGAGGCTACGCCACTTCAATTAGCAGCCGAAGGCGGTCATGCCCAAGTGGTGAAGGTTTTAGTCAGGGCAGGCGCATCGTGTTCGGACGAAAATAAG GCAGGATTCACAGCTGTCCACTTAGCAGCGCAAAATGGTCATTTAGCTGTGCTAGAAGTATTACGTTCGTCCCAATCGCTAAAAATTTCAAGCAAGAGGCTTGGTATGACGGCGCTTCATATGGCAGCATACTGTGGTCAAACAG ATACTGTTCGAGAATTACTGTCTCATATACCAGCAACAGTCAAGTCTGATCCTCCGTCTGGTGTCAGTGTGTTGGGTGTACTGGGTAACGAATCTGGAATGACACCGTTACATTTTGCTGCTTATAGTGGTAATGAAAACGTTGTCCGATTATTGCTCAATTCGGCTGGAGTTCAAGTCGACGCATCTACTGTTGAATCT GGTTACAACGCACTTCACTTGGCGTGTTTTGGCGGCCATGTGACCGTAGTTGGACTTCTGTTATCAAGAGCAGCAGACTTATTACACAGTTCTGATCTTAATGGTAAAACGTGTCTGCACATTGCTGCCTCATATGGCCATTATGCCATGGTCGAAGTCTTGCTAGGACAGGGTGCCGAAATTAACGCCACAGATAaa aatgGGTGGACGGCGATGCACTGTGCTGCTCGTGCTGGATATTTGGATGTGGTAAAACTCTTAGTCGAATCCGGTGCCTCTCCAAAAGCTGAAACCAACTATGGAGCGTCACCGATATGGTTTGCAGCTCAAGAGGGCCATAACGATGTGTTAGAATACTTAATGACAAAAGAACACGACACTTACAGTTTAATGGATGATAGAAGG TTTGTCTACAATCTAATGATTTGCagcaaaaatcataataacaaacCGATCGaagaatttattttagtatcacCTGCACCAGTAGACACTGCAGCAAAACTTTCCAGTATATACATTAACTTATCAAATAAG GAAAAAGAGAGAGCAAAAGACTTAATAGCTGCGGGAAAACAATGTGAAACTATGGCAACTGAACTTTTAGCCTTAGCTGCTGGTCAAGACTCAGCAGGTCGCATCCTAACAGCTTCAGACAGACGAAACACTGAATTTTTAGACGTCCTTATTGAAAATGAGCAAAAAGAAGTAATCGCTCATACTGTTGTTCAAAGGTACCTACAG GAACTTTGGCAAGGAAGACTGAATTGGGCCGGTTGGAAAACACTACTTATGTTCTTAGGATTTATTGCGTGTCCTCCATTATGGATAGTGTTTACGTTACCTCTTTGGCACAACTATAGTAAAGTtccaattataaaatttatgtcGTACTTGACGTCTCATGTTTACTTGATGCTTCTATTACAAATGGTTGCAATCACGCCGTATTATAAAGCAGCGCGGCAAAATTTATTTCCATATTGGTACGAATGGTTGCTCTTG GTTTGGTTGAGTGGTTTGCTACTGTTTGAACTAACTAATCCAAGTGACAAAAGTGGATTGGGTTGGGTGAAGTTGGCTGTTCTCTTATGGAGTGTGATAGGAGTAGCATTTCATCTAGTCGGATTTTGTGGCCTAGTTTCCAACCCATATCTTCCCACTGTCATGTATCTTCGGAACCAAATGTTCGCTATATCATTTTTGATGGCGTGCGTCCAGATTCTGGACTTCCTATCATTCCATCATCTGTTCGGACCATGGGCTATAATAATTGGCGATTTGATGAAGGATTTAGCGAGGTTCCTCGTTGTACTGAGCATTTTCGTGTTTGGGTTTTCTATGCAAATTGTTGCCATGAACCATCCTATCACtaagaaattagaaaaaaacaaacCAGAAGTCTTTACAGAAG tcCTAATGAGCCCAGTAGATGCATTTGAATTACTTTTTTTCGCTGTTTTTGGTATGGCAACACATAACGACTTGAGACAGGCTACTAACACGGATCAACCTCCGTGGACGGTTTACTTATTTAAAGCTGTTTTTGGTATATATATGTTAGTTTCGGTTGTCGTACTAATTAACTTGCTCATTGCTATGATGAGTGATACTTATCAAAGAATTCAG gcACAATCTGATATCGAATGGAAGTTTGGATTGGCAAAATTGATTAGAAATATGCATAGAACGACTACAACGCCCTCGCCTTTGAACTTAATTACTACATGGTTCATGTATTTACTAGAGATATGCAAGAAAAGAGGTAAAAATACGCGAAAGAAAAATATTCAGGATACACTTACGAATTTTTCTAAACTGTTAAATACAGTTAAGCAAAAAAAGCGCCCAAGTTTATCACAGATGGTCGATATGAAAACGAAAGGACGAGTAAGTGCCAGAACTCGAATGGGCAATAAATGGCTATCAAAAGTGAAAAAAGCTCAAGTAGTTCCGAGAG AATCGATATCGGTCAGTGTCGTACATCTGAGTCCGTACGGATCACAGATAAGCTTTGCGAGCTTGTCGAACCGAATCGAGACCGTCACGGACTGGGATTCCATTGCAAAGAAATATCGAGCACTGCAAGGGGCTAGTGAAAATGACGAGAGAGAAGACACAAAGGCTTCGAACGCATCGATGGAACGATTGACGAGGAGTAACAGTGAAGCCCAATCAGACCCACAACCGTTCGCAAACAATATAAAGAACAttccatga
- the LOC132940977 gene encoding ankyrin-1 isoform X4 — protein sequence MIGGSGKRGSAAGNSKPPSSTATTAAADDKSAAATGGTSKTDDKKDETKDGVLPTTLPSPGSSIRDGAQRILQLCQKSEWPPLDQALKVVEKLVAAGGEDVTSTPLAGVVDQSNGMTPLMYAVKESKTTFLERLVDLGTDVTIRNIENFNALHLASTYSREDVIKVLLPKKGVDVYSPGGPKQQTAVHMVASRQTGTATSILRVLLGSCGKDIRTIADGDGKIPLLLAVETGNQSMCRELLSTQAVEQLKFKTKSGDMAIHLAAKRKDIDMIKILIDYGASVDSQNGQGQTALHIASADGDESLVKYFYGVRASASITDNQDRTPMHLAAENGHANIIELLVDKFKASIYERTKDGSTLMHIASLNGHADCAMMLFKKGVYLHMPNKSGARSIHTAARYGHVGIINTLLQKGEKVDVTTNDNYTPLHIAVESVKPAVIETLLGYGADVHVRGGKLRETPLHIAARVKDGDRCALMLLKSGAGPNLAMDDGQTPVHVAAQYGNLITLQLLLDDGGDPLFKNKVGETPLHLACRSCQADIVGQLVDFVKSKQGDEVANSYVNSVNEDGASALHYAANIKQTEVNESKSNNDAKVIKLLFEGGADINLRTKLHHETALHFCAVAGNNDVLTAMLDGMSPTEVQQSMNRQSSVGWTPLLIACHRGHMSLVNTMLNNHARVDVFDNEGRSALHLAAERGYLKVCDALLTHKAFINSKSRVGWTALHLAAMNGFADLCRFLIHDHNAVIDILTLRKQTPLHLAASAGQLEVCRLLLDLGANIDATDDQGQKPIHIASQNNFPEVVHLFLQQHPQLVLASTKDGNTCAHIAAMQGSVTVIIELMKFDKNGVISARNRITEATPLQLAAEGGHAQVVKVLVRAGASCSDENKAGFTAVHLAAQNGHLAVLEVLRSSQSLKISSKRLGMTALHMAAYCGQTDTVRELLSHIPATVKSDPPSGVSVLGVLGNESGMTPLHFAAYSGNENVVRLLLNSAGVQVDASTVESGYNALHLACFGGHVTVVGLLLSRAADLLHSSDLNGKTCLHIAASYGHYAMVEVLLGQGAEINATDKNGWTAMHCAARAGYLDVVKLLVESGASPKAETNYGASPIWFAAQEGHNDVLEYLMTKEHDTYSLMDDRRFVYNLMICSKNHNNKPIEEFILVSPAPVDTAAKLSSIYINLSNKEKERAKDLIAAGKQCETMATELLALAAGQDSAGRILTASDRRNTEFLDVLIENEQKEVIAHTVVQRNFGKED from the exons ATGGAGTACTACCAACGACTCTGCCTAGTCCAGGCTCGTCCATTAGAGATGGAGCCCAGCGAATCTTACAACTATGCCAAAAGTCAGAATGGCCACCATTAGATCAGGCCCTAAAGGTGGTCGAAAAATTAGTGGCGGCCGGGGGAGAGGATGTGACGTCAACGCCATTAGCCGGTGTAGTGGATCAG agCAATGGAATGACGCCTTTAATGTACGCAGTCAAAGAAAGCAAGACCACATTCCTAGAACGTTTGGTAGACCTCGGAACTGATGTTACAATCAGAAATATA GAAAATTTTAATGCCTTGCATTTGGCCTCAACATACTCCAGAGAAGACGTAATAAAAGTGTTACTGCCGAAAAAAGGGGTGGACGTTTACTCTCCAGGAGGT CCAAAACAGCAGACAGCCGTGCATATGGTGGCGAGCAGGCAGACGGGCACGGCGACAAGCATACTCCGAGTGCTCCTGGGGTCTTGTGGCAAAGACATTCGTACCATTGCCGACGGG GACGGTAAAATACCACTGCTATTGGCCGTGGAAACCGGTAACCAGTCGATGTGCCGGGAACTACTGTCGACCCAAGCAGTGGAACAGCTAAAGTTCAAGACCAAGTCCGGCGACATGGCCATTCATTTAGCTGCCAAACGAAAAGACATAGACatgataaaaatactaattgacTACGGTGCTAGCGTAGACAGTCAAAAC GGCCAAGGGCAGACAGCTCTTCATATAGCTTCGGCCGATGGAGACGAAAGtttggttaaatatttttacggcGTACGAGCTAGTGCTTCTATAACAGATAATCAAG ACCGAACCCCGATGCATTTGGCCGCTGAAAACGGCCATGCAAATATCATCGAGCTGTTGGTCGACAAGTTCAAGGCTTCCATATACGAGAGGACAAAGGACGGCAGCACTCTGATGCACATAGCGTCGTTAAACGGCCACGCGGACTGTGCTATGATGTTGTTCAAAAAGGGTGTTTATCTGCACATGCCGAACAAGAGCGGCGCCCGAAGTATACACACGGCAGCCAGATACGGGCACGTGGGAATCATCAACACGTTGTTGCAGAAAGGAGAAAAAGTTGACGTCACGACCAAC GACAACTATACTCCTCTACACATAGCGGTGGAATCCGTCAAGCCGGCAGTGATCGAAACGTTATTGGGATACGGAGCCGATGTTCACGTAAGAG GCGGCAAACTTCGGGAAACTCCCTTACACATAGCGGCTAGAGTGAAAGACGGCGACCGTTGTGCTTTAATGCTGCTCAAGTCTGGAGCCGGTCCCAATCTGGCCATGGACGACGGACAAACACCCGTCCACGTGGCCGCCCAGTACGGAAATCTCATAACCCTTCAGCTATTACTAGACGACGGAGGCGATCCTCTTTTCAAGAACAAA GTGGGAGAGACCCCGTTGCACTTGGCTTGCAGAAGTTGTCAAGCCGATATTGTTGGACAACTTGTCGATTTCGTAAAGTCGAAACAAGGAGATGAAGTAGCTAATTCGTATGTAAACAGTGTGAACGAAGACGGTGCGTCCGCGCTACACTATGCCGCCAATATAAAACAAACCGAAGTTAATGAGTCCAAATCGAACAACGACgctaaagttataaaattacttttcgaAGGAGGAGCCGACATCAATTTACGAACGAAACTG caTCACGAAACAGCTTTACACTTTTGTGCTGTAGCTGGTAACAACGATGTACTTACAGCAATGCTGGACGGCATGTCACCAACCGAGGTACAACAATCGATGAACCGCCAATCCAGCGTTGGTTGGACCCCTTTGTTGATCGCTTGTCATAGGGGTCATATGAGTTTGGTGAACACCATGTTAAACAACCATGCAAGAGTAGACGTGTTTGATAACGAAGGTCGATCTGCACTTCATCTAGCTGCCGAAAGGGGATACCTGAAA gtatgtgatGCTCTACTGACACATAAAGCGTTCATAAACAGTAAATCAAGAGTTGGCTGGACTGCGCTACATTTAGCGGCTATGAACGGTTTCGCTGATCTTTGCAG gTTTTTGATTCACGATCACAATGCTGTAATAGATATTCTCACACTGAGAAAACAAACGCCTCTGCATTTGGCTGCGTCAGCAGGTCAACTAGAAGTGTGTCGATTACTGTTAGATTTGGGAGCGAATATAGACGCGACAGATGACCAAGGACAAAAACCCATTCATATAGCATCGCAGAACAATTTTCCAGAAGTTGTTCATCTATTTTTGCAACAACATCCTCAATTAGTCTTAGCTAGcactaaa gATGGAAATACGTGCGCTCACATAGCAGCAATGCAGGGATCGGTTACTGTGATCATTGAACTAATGAAATTCGACAAAAACGGTGTGATCTCAGCTCGAAATCGTATCACGGAGGCTACGCCACTTCAATTAGCAGCCGAAGGCGGTCATGCCCAAGTGGTGAAGGTTTTAGTCAGGGCAGGCGCATCGTGTTCGGACGAAAATAAG GCAGGATTCACAGCTGTCCACTTAGCAGCGCAAAATGGTCATTTAGCTGTGCTAGAAGTATTACGTTCGTCCCAATCGCTAAAAATTTCAAGCAAGAGGCTTGGTATGACGGCGCTTCATATGGCAGCATACTGTGGTCAAACAG ATACTGTTCGAGAATTACTGTCTCATATACCAGCAACAGTCAAGTCTGATCCTCCGTCTGGTGTCAGTGTGTTGGGTGTACTGGGTAACGAATCTGGAATGACACCGTTACATTTTGCTGCTTATAGTGGTAATGAAAACGTTGTCCGATTATTGCTCAATTCGGCTGGAGTTCAAGTCGACGCATCTACTGTTGAATCT GGTTACAACGCACTTCACTTGGCGTGTTTTGGCGGCCATGTGACCGTAGTTGGACTTCTGTTATCAAGAGCAGCAGACTTATTACACAGTTCTGATCTTAATGGTAAAACGTGTCTGCACATTGCTGCCTCATATGGCCATTATGCCATGGTCGAAGTCTTGCTAGGACAGGGTGCCGAAATTAACGCCACAGATAaa aatgGGTGGACGGCGATGCACTGTGCTGCTCGTGCTGGATATTTGGATGTGGTAAAACTCTTAGTCGAATCCGGTGCCTCTCCAAAAGCTGAAACCAACTATGGAGCGTCACCGATATGGTTTGCAGCTCAAGAGGGCCATAACGATGTGTTAGAATACTTAATGACAAAAGAACACGACACTTACAGTTTAATGGATGATAGAAGG TTTGTCTACAATCTAATGATTTGCagcaaaaatcataataacaaacCGATCGaagaatttattttagtatcacCTGCACCAGTAGACACTGCAGCAAAACTTTCCAGTATATACATTAACTTATCAAATAAG GAAAAAGAGAGAGCAAAAGACTTAATAGCTGCGGGAAAACAATGTGAAACTATGGCAACTGAACTTTTAGCCTTAGCTGCTGGTCAAGACTCAGCAGGTCGCATCCTAACAGCTTCAGACAGACGAAACACTGAATTTTTAGACGTCCTTATTGAAAATGAGCAAAAAGAAGTAATCGCTCATACTGTTGTTCAAAG GAACTTTGGCAAGGAAGACTGA